Within the Gammaproteobacteria bacterium genome, the region AATCGCGAGTCCGACGCGGGTGAGCACCGGGAGGTCGACCACGTCGTCACCGACGTAGGCGGTCTGCTCGGGTTTGATCCTGAGTTCCTTCAACAGCTGCTTGAAGGTCGGGAGCTTCTCGCGCCGCCCCTGGTAGACGTGATCGATACCGAGTTCCGCCATACGGTGTTCGACGACCCGGGAAACACGCCCCGTGATGATGGCGATCTGTACGCCGGTGCGCTGCAGCATGGTGATGCCGTGACCGTCGCGGGAGTGGAAGGCCTTGTACTCCTGACCGTCGTCACCGACGAACAGCGAGCCGTCGGTGAGAACCCCGTCGACATCGAAAATGACCAGCTTGATCGGTTTCGCCTTTTCAAGGATGTCCTGCATCGCCGTCCCCTTGCCCGCAGGGCGCAGTGAATGGTGGTGATCGAGCGCGCAGTATAGGTGTTCCGGACAGATTTTTCCGTGCCCGGACCCGGACCCGGACCCGGCGCCGGTGGCGCGGCGGCACGTCCCACCGAGGTTAAATAACGCCGGCCCTCAGCAGATCGTGCATGCTGAGCGCTCCGACCAGCATACCCCCGGTGTCGATCACGGGCAGCGCGTTGATCTGGTGGTCTTCCATCAACTTTAGCGCCTCGACGGCAAGCTGGTCCGGTCTCACGGTGCGCGGGCCATGGGTCATGACCTCGGCGATAGGCGTGGCGTGGACGTCGGTGTCCCGGTCGATCGCGCGACGCAGGTCGCCATCGGTAAAGATGCCGATCACCGCGCCCTCCCGGTTCGCCACCGTCGTCATGCCGAGTCCCTTCTGGGAGATCTCGACCAGGGCTCGCACCAGCAGGGTCTCCGCCCCGACCACCGGGATTGCCTCGCCCGTGTTCATCACGTCCGCCACGTGCAGCAGCAGGCGCCGGCCCAGGCGCCCGGCCGGGTGGGTGCGCGCGAAGTCCTCGGCACTGAAGCCGCGTGCCTCGAGCAGGGCGACCGCCAGCGCATCGCCCATGACCAGGGTGGCGGTGGTGCTGGAGGTCGGGGCCAGGTCCAGGGGGCAGGCCTCACGTTCCACACTGACATCGAGACAGACATCGGCCTCGCGTCCCAGCCTGGAGCGGCAGTTGCCCGTCAGGGCGATCAACGGCGCACCGAGACGCTTGATCAGCGGTATGATGGTGATGATCTCGTCGGTTTCGCCGGAGTTGGACATGGCGATGACGACGTCCCTGGCGGTGATCATGCCCAGGTCCCCATGGCTCGCCTCGCCCGGGTGGACGAAGAAGGCCGGCGTGCCGGTGCTGGCGAGCGTGGCCGCGATCTTGCCGCCGACGTGCCCCGACTTCCCCATGCCGGTCACGATGACGCGTCCCTCGCAGACGAGCATCAGGTCGCAGGCGCGGGTGAAACGCTCGTCGATTCGGTCGGCGAGCGCCTGTATCGCCGCGGCCTCCGTACGAATCACGGCCATTGCCAGGGAACGCATGTTCTCGTGGTGTGAGCCCGCGTCGTCCGTCGAAGGTTCCATATTGAGCTGTCGTGCCAGGGGTTGGCGGGACTCTAGCAGATCGTTTATCGGTGGGACACGGGAAGCGCAATCTTCCGACAAGGCGATGGTTTCCGATCGATTCGGCGTTTTGGTCAAAGACACTGACAGTCATCGACAGGAAATGCGGTATGTGTTC harbors:
- the kdsC gene encoding 3-deoxy-manno-octulosonate-8-phosphatase KdsC: MQDILEKAKPIKLVIFDVDGVLTDGSLFVGDDGQEYKAFHSRDGHGITMLQRTGVQIAIITGRVSRVVEHRMAELGIDHVYQGRREKLPTFKQLLKELRIKPEQTAYVGDDVVDLPVLTRVGLAIAVHDAHPLVKRHADWVTASGGGRGAGREVCEMIMEAQGVLNEALESYLK
- a CDS encoding KpsF/GutQ family sugar-phosphate isomerase is translated as MRSLAMAVIRTEAAAIQALADRIDERFTRACDLMLVCEGRVIVTGMGKSGHVGGKIAATLASTGTPAFFVHPGEASHGDLGMITARDVVIAMSNSGETDEIITIIPLIKRLGAPLIALTGNCRSRLGREADVCLDVSVEREACPLDLAPTSSTTATLVMGDALAVALLEARGFSAEDFARTHPAGRLGRRLLLHVADVMNTGEAIPVVGAETLLVRALVEISQKGLGMTTVANREGAVIGIFTDGDLRRAIDRDTDVHATPIAEVMTHGPRTVRPDQLAVEALKLMEDHQINALPVIDTGGMLVGALSMHDLLRAGVI